Proteins encoded in a region of the Panicum hallii strain FIL2 chromosome 3, PHallii_v3.1, whole genome shotgun sequence genome:
- the LOC112886885 gene encoding NRR repressor homolog 2-like encodes MDAKKRARGAEKAAVRPVTPADRSCDADADADSDATPSPARAVRKTPAPTAAAPPPPPVDDDDEPVAAVEDSGAGASVEEEEDDDEQVERFYALLANIRALRGLVPPPYAAAASTSCGGGDAGAGGASSRMRRPRGAEPPWRPAFRMEDFEEPAAPPPSTKRKRAACAADDDSGESASGAARPVLVTASSPPQAAVRPDSGSYKN; translated from the coding sequence ATGGACGCCAAGAAGAGAGCGCGCGGGGCGGAGAAGGCCGCAGTACGGCCCGTGACGCCAGCCGACCGCAGCtgcgacgccgacgccgacgccgactcCGACgccacgccgtcgccggcgcggGCTGTGCGGAAGACGCCGGCACCCACCGCGGcggcgccaccaccaccaccggtcGATGACGACGACGAGCCCGTGGCGGCAGTGGAGGacagcggcgccggcgccagcgtcgaggaggaggaggacgacgacgagcaGGTGGAGAGGTTCTACGCGTTGCTGGCCAACATCCGGGCACTCAGGGGCCTGGTGCCGCCGCCGTACGCGGctgccgcctccacctcctgcggcggcggcgacgcgggcgCCGGCGGGGCGAGCTCGAGGatgcggcggccgcggggcgcGGAGCCGCCGTGGAGGCCGGCGTTCAGGATGGAGGACTTCGAGGagcccgccgctccgccgccgtcgaccaAGAGGAAGCGCGCAGCCTGCGCGGCGGACGACGACAGCGGCGAGAGCGCGAGCGGTGCTGCGCGCCCGGTCCTCGTCAccgcgtcgtcgccgccgcaaGCGGCGGTACGTCCCGACAGCGGCAGCTACAAGAATTGA